In one Solanum lycopersicum chromosome 11, SLM_r2.1 genomic region, the following are encoded:
- the LOC101253741 gene encoding pathogenesis-related thaumatin-like protein 3.5: protein MMTSNLVILQSILLSLFLLSGVKFSESARTFTIVNSCKETIWPGVFPGDNFNGGGFILKSGQSMVFTAPVSFSGRIWGRTGCNFDKNGNGSCLTGDCGPSLKCTGTGKTPASLAEFTLANLDFYDVSLVDGFNVPISVTPLNGKGNCSVAGCNGDLRQNCPSELAVKNDGKVIGCRSACDVFNTDEYCCRGNYGNPSTCQPTFYSKKFKEDCPTAYSYAYDDPTSIFTCSGTDYVVTFCSSRKKPVCTYHNRKLFCSGSKGLRSLISNLWMIFLGLTLIANCMMIIF from the exons aTGATGACATCAAATCTAGTTATTCTTCAAAGTATTTTGCTCAGTTTGTTTCTTTTATCAG GCGTAAAATTCTCCGAATCTGCAAGAACTTTCACCATAGTAAACAGCTGCAAAGAGACAATTTGGCCGGGCGTTTTCCCCGGCGACAACTTCAACGGCGGCGGATTTATTCTCAAATCAGGCCAATCCATGGTTTTCACAGCACCGGTTAGTTTTTCCGGCAGAATTTGGGGAAGAACAGGTTGCAATTTCGACAAAAACGGCAACGGTTCATGCTTAACCGGTGATTGCGGTCCATCTCTCAAGTGCACGGGCACCGGAAAAACTCCCGCTTCACTTGCCGAATTTACCCTTGCTAATCTTGATTTTTACGATGTTAGCCTTGTGGATGGATTCAATGTCCCTATAAGTGTTACCCCTTTAAATGGTAAAGGGAATTGCAGTGTTGCTGGTTGTAATGGAGATTTAAGACAAAATTGCCCTTCTGAACTTGCAGTTAAGAATGATGGAAAAGTAATTGGATGCAGAAGTGCTTGTGATGTGTTTAATACTGATGAATATTGTTGTAGGGGTAATTATGGAAATCCATCAACTTGTCAACCtactttttattcaaaaaaattcaaagaagaTTGTCCAACTGCTTATAGTTATGCCTATGATGATCCAACTAGCATTTTTACATGCTCTGGCACTGATTATGTTGTCACCTTTTGCTCTTCAAG GAAGAAACCAGTATGTACATACCATAATCGCAAGCTCTTCTGCAGTGGATCAAAGGGTTTAAGATCATTGATAAGCAATTTGTGGATGATATTTCTTGGATTAACCCTCATAGCCAATTGCATGATGATCAtcttttaa